The Leguminivora glycinivorella isolate SPB_JAAS2020 chromosome 7, LegGlyc_1.1, whole genome shotgun sequence genomic interval aattaaCATTAACGGATAGACTAAGTACCAATAGAGAATGGAACTTGGGTTTCGTAAGTCATATTCCTAAATTATTGTATACATTTTACTTAAGTAGTTCATATTTGCTTATCTTATGAGTTCGTCGCTGCTACCTACCGAGCCCGTCCGATTACATCCCCAGTTCCGAATTCCGATTACATCTTCAAGGGGCTTGTCCGGGGGCCGGCTACACGAAACTCtaccttataatataataaaaaatggcGCAAATGGTGCAAAAGTGGtccaaaattacataaaaaaataactctTCGATTTAATAAGACGAAACATTCTAGCTTCCAGGCTATTAGGCCACCTGCAAGATCGCCTGATCCTAAGAATGTCACAAactagtttaattttttttaaattaaattagcgAGCGATTTAATTGAATTAGCTTGCTTAAATTAGAGCCATGacgaaaaagcaaatattttttaGCTTCGATCCTACTACTGCTGCATGGTACTggttacaagttacaactaGGCAAATAAGGTAGTCTTAAATtagactttaaataaaatatgtaatgtaCGCTAAAAATTTGCTCTAGATACGATATGGATAAGAGATGTCTGTCGAAAATAGTCGAAATTCTTTaataaaaaacactttttgACAGTGACTTAACTGACGCATGTTGTAAATAAGTATACATGTAGAGAACATTTATGACGTATGTAGGTATCTCAAAACTAGGCCCAAACGTACTTAAAGTATCTATTTTAAAGGGCAATGGCGCTAAGCGAAATTGTAGAGCaagaatatatataatatataggtaggtatgtaatttGCGAGAGCAAACGATTAGTAGTTACCCCCTGTGTGACGAGCGCTGCAGCCGTAGGATAGGAGGGCGGCGCGCGCGTACCATTGCGTTGCGCAAGGCACGTATACATGTGAACCATCGAAAGTGCCCCCTCCTCCGGATATGGAACGCGCATCTCTTATAAACACTGGTGGCGCCAGAATACTGGACACTACCTAAAGCTACGTCTTGCTCAAAGCGTGTATCCAGGATGTGTGACAAAACGGTAGGTGCTAAACACAGTACCTGCAGTCCCGTGATCCCGTTGACCTCAGTGATCTGGTGACATATTTAGTGCATAACTTCAGTGACAGTGTTCAGATAGCGCACAGGATATTTTCTCTACGCGAATAAGACAGAATAAACTTAGTTTGTTAATTTGTGTGTGCAGGTACTGAAGTCGTTGGTGctggcggcggtggcggcgtgCGTGGTGGCGCGGCCGGAGCCTCCGTCGTCGTACGGAGCCCCCTCTTTCAGCGCGCCCTCGTCCTCATACGGCGCGCCGGCCCCTCAATACGGACCCCCGCAGCAGCAGCCCATTGTGCACAAACACGTATACGTCCACGTGCCACCCCCGGACAATGAGTACCCGGCCGCCCGCAAGCAAATCTACGTGCCTCCTCCTCAGAAGCACTACAAGATAGTGTTCATCAAGGCGCCGACCCCACCGACCCCGACCGCACCCATCATCCCCGTGCAGCCTCAGAACGAGGAGAAGACTCTCGTGTACGTCCTGGTGAAGAAGCCTGAGGAGCAGCCCGACATCGTGATCCCGACGCCGGCGCCCACGCAGCCCGCCAAGCCGGAGGTCTACTTCATCCGGTACAAGACCCAGGTAAgccttcatcatcctccttgcgttatcccggcagttgctacggctcatgggagcctggggtccactttgacaactgtttttaaaaagaagctgatttgactaggaggcaagtagcctatttcgaTAGCACATGTTGAGTAAGTGAAacttcaataggctacttgcctcctagtcaaatcagcttctttttaagaactgtcaaaatgaatttTAACGTCTtgctattgtcccagagctgtaagaacctctttttgacacataatgacagcgtccacaaaacgtaaactcgcgcaacctaatgaaattttaaataaaatcctgtaataatatttaaaaaatcaagtacttaaaaacaatatttcgcttactttaaacataatctaacacatgttaaaTTTTTggggatcttcgttagtgagtattttacgatataaatttatcacgcagaatttacttattatgtcatttatcattgctttttatttttaaacaagtgGTGTGGCAGAGTCtatcatttcgattcaaatgacatttcagtaagttgatagaaatcgtatatttgtttaagcgcctccttgtacatagggcctaatcgattcaaccaattcgaaattaatcgttagatttggccttagacatcgcaacatacttcaaaacaaatgtgtcaaaaatgtgaacttacagatccgggacaataatatggaattaatatgaaatcgaattgagtgacgtcacagtcaattcagttactttatatatttctacctgacttattaaatagaaattggatttaaacataacttctatccatgtttttcttgtatttatctgatgctttatttcgtgcatggtataaaatatcttattttaaatacagtcaagttccctatcaCGGTATGGCGTTTACGACTTGCATAAATGCATTAGGCTGGATTATCAAAATAGCTGCAAACTTAGCATGGTCTGACACTATCTGCGACCGCCATTGCAGCATTTGACGACAACTTTCATTCATCCCGGCAGTCTTGCTTGGGGTGTTATTGTTAACCTTTTCTTAAAATTTGGATAGACCGTATCATTATTAAATCAGTAGACCTACAAATTTCAAAGATGATCATCAAATTTTCTGTTTAAGTTTTCAAAAAAGTTGTCGTCAAAAGCTACAATGGCGGTCGCAGATAGTGTCAGACCATGCTAAGTTTGCAGCTATTTTGATAATCCAGACTATAGATGCATTTATGCAAGTCGTAAACGCCATACCTtcatagggaacttgactgtacttaaatgtactgtacatactcgtattatgCTTAATGAAACTCGATATTTCAGGGCgttatttttcatgttttaaaatattaactaGGTATAAGAGctgttgtttattattattatctttcgGGTTTAGAGCATGCAGCATGctgtataagtacctataaacAAACTGCTTTAGGTCGCATTTCGATttttatattaggtacttactttgaTGGAGCTGGCTCCACCTTAACTAAccctaagggtccccccacatctagcgtctcgcgagcatcgcgtcgggccaactgtatgggcaaagcctgacgccgcgtcgacgtcgcgtcgacgagGCGTCTtttctatgctataagacgttgcttcatacagttggcctgacgctacgctcgcgagacgctagatgtggggaaGTTTGATTTtaagtagacctgagtaattgatatcaCCTCCAAAAAAAAGGGTTAAGGTCATCTTCGTATGCATCAACGTACGCAATAGGTTAAAACTAGCAGACCATAAAACCTTAATTTTACGGCAGATGTTACAACCTGGCGATTAATTTACAGTCTATAAAGCATCTTAATAGCATTAATAATTCAACTCTACGGGGGTTATTAGCGTGTAATTCGCTACGAGAGTGTAAGGTTGTGATTGCGCGAGATTGAAGCCCTGCCGCAGTGATTAAACGTAGATGCGCTCGCGCCGTCTTTGTGAAAGTGTGCGCTGGCGTTTCCTGGAATGATCCAGGAAGTCGCTACACAATCTGCATAAGTCTAACACACCCGCGATCATCATTATGTTGACGCAACGGAGGACGCTACTGTCCTCAAACATTACCCGTGTAATGAGTGCTATGATAGTGTTGCAACGCAAATGGACTATTGTAACATTTGTAACAGATCTAGCCGCTTAGTAGGAATGAACTCTAGATTTATTTAAGTTAGATATATAGTACGTGAAATAGATagtggaagcgctggtggcctagcggcacagtataataaagagtactatcgtacagtatggccactcccgctccccgctgaaagtgctgcccaccccctctcagttacctgacagttaccgcctgtcaaaaacgcgaacagtcgacctgtcatatctcactcatacaagcatggtacgcgttcacctacacgagcttagaatgtgtgctaggaacgcgcctctttcatatatttgatcgccagtgtccgaggtgtgctagcggtaagagcgtgcgactttcgatccggaggtcgcgggttggGACTCCGGCTCGTAatcagtttttcggaacttatgtgcgaaatgtcatttgatatttgccagtcgcttttcggtgaaggaaaacgtcgtgagaaaaccggactaattccaataaggccttcgggttggaaggtcagatggcagttgctttcgtaaaaactagtgcctacgttaaatcttgggattagttgtcaaagcggaccccaggctcccatgaaccgtggcgaataccgggataacgcaaggaggatgatgagtacgTGGAATAGATAGAGAAATTACAGACAAGCAGGTAGATCAGGCAGGACACTCGCCAGAATTCTATCACTTATTCAATTTACCTAAAATTCTACAAtgcatacttaatattataaatggaaaagtgtgtgtgtctgtatctTTGTCCatcttttacggcaaaatggagcgacggtTTGAagttggagatagttgaagggatggagagtgacataggctatttttgtctctttcgctATTAGGGTACGTAGTGCTCGCGCACCTACGCTAAACTAAGCACGTTATTGTATGCTACATAATGTGATGCCTCCCATATTTAATTAGTGAAGGTATTGCATAGTTGGTTTAAACTTAACCTAGACGAACTAGATACCAACCCACATGTAAAATAAGCATTTTGCTCTGTTTGTTAATTAGTATATTGACGTCGTAAACTGCGATGTAATCAAACAACAATCACTCTCGAGATAGATTGCGTGAACTCCCAGTTTTAGTTTATctaataaataagaatgttgaTATCCGGCTGTGGTCAGTCCGCAGATTAATAAACACTTGTCGACGTATGTAGGTATGCACACGCACCTCACGTCACGTCCAACACGCACGCAGAATAAGTAGCTTTCATTGCGTAACTCCATGTGAACCAGTTCAAGCTAATAGTAATAGCTTTATAATTGCTGGTATTTTCGTCCATCTCAATGAAGctctaaaataaaatgtaaccgCGTTACATGATGGATGTCGATGTTAGTTGGGTTGCCGAATGTTAATTCTCCTTTCGATGgaagcaatatttttttgtgttatttatgttttttattcgACCGAACTTTAGCGTGCTTTACGCCATGACCGGAACTTTTAAAAAGACAGATGGCGCTGTTAAAATTTTGTTGAAGAGTTTTAGAGTCATGATGCGTCAAAAGTAGCatttgtagtagtagtaaataagtatTGCAATTGTTTCAGAAACAAGAAGGCTACCCTGCCGCCCAGCAGCCCCAGCAGGAGTACGGCGCGCCCGCGTCCGCGCCCTCCTCCGAGTACGGAGCCCCGTCCGGCGGCAGCTCCTACTGATCTCGAGACACCTGATCCGGCCCTAGTGACACACCTACTCTACTATCTACCCAACACATGAAAGAAGCCTTAAAGCATTGCTGTGATTAGTCAGCGTAGGTACTACTGTGATAATGTGTTTCTACAAAGTCTTCTAGAAACGCTCGCAGTACGCTGAGGGTAGGTTTACCACGGTAACGCAACGTCAAACTTCTGCAAGTTTTTGTATCTTACATCAAATTGATGTCAATGTTTGTaaatatacttattattttttatataaataaatgttttataagttaattttttttttaattacccaTGCAACTTTACATTAAGGTAAGTATACGTAGCTATATACCAGGTAGTCGGCattaattaaacataaattaagtaAGTACCCACTTAAACACAGGTGGAATACATTAATTAGACCCTACATATCGTCAGGTAGTTACTCAAAATTATTGCCACATGACAGGTGAAAGGAATCCTCCTTCAAGAATCCTTCGCCGCCAATAATCTCATCCAGCTAGGCCTCAATAGTTAATAATTCATGTTACATTACAagtatgtacttaattaatGTTAAAGTGTCCTCCTTAACAAGGGGTACCTTAGGCAATGTTGGCGCTACTTAGTTTTCAGCGCGCAACAGGTGTTAATCAGTGGACTTCGCGCGACAGGAAGGATTGCGATTAGAGCAGTGCTAAAAACGAAAACATGTGAATCACAGTAATTTAAGATAGGCAATTACGTAACTTGCAAGTGCACGAAAGTAATTTGCGTAAGTTTTCAAGTTAAATTACGTACCTATTACTTGAACTCGTAACAGAGCCGTGTTTCAAAGGTTATTCACATTGGAACCAAAATCTGGATAAGTAGTACGTTTGAGCTTTAGGTATCTAGGTTAATGTTAAATGTTAGTTAGAGTTTTTTTCATCACAGTCCCACAGAAGATGTgcaattgcacgcaggcggagcgggagTTACAGAAGGGCATTATCAGAAATTGGGACtcgcaattgtgtcgcttaacttcaaacttggataaatccattctgctttaaggttgaatatatgaaaaatataatataatctgaaggataatcaaccttatagcagaatggattttcccaagtttgaagttaagcaacacaattagcgtaagttgttaaacgctacaaaactgacagcgacttaaattttagtaaacaactattatttctgaaaattgCCAGAAAATTCGTTCCCCctggagttatgaaatttctagcaccgtatttaacttttttattaaattttatgtaagcgtcaggacccctggaccactacatatatttgatgtttagtacatactaaaatttagtacctatttgatactatttggtacctgagtacataatatatttggtacctccactgatatcgaaaaatcgagcgaataaagtggccagacattctgacgtcaggatgtctggaccatttttggtttacatagttctagacaacactactaattgatatcttagtcaatatttactacctatttggtacctgtcaatatatttttttcaaatttttttggcgtaccagaaaaaagttatgatggaatttaaagttgcgagcccagccgtggcgttgaagcaagaattttatatatatctctggatagtgcgtgccgaccaatgagttgaagccaggttcattcacctttactcctatgttctatctcattccaacactgtgatgtattgccagataagttaataaaaaaaacgtataaaacattcttcaatcaaattgacttacttttctttgtattatacaaaaaaactcaatcaaaaaccttatttctccggtatttacctcctgcgtactatgggaacactaataataaaaaaatatgcccgatatgtcagaattgtcaaaattcattcaccgattcagagatttattttgcaaaataaacgtttttcgacgatttacttaagttctgagctatgtattgcatagtgaaccattgtggaagtaaatggaaaccgaaatccgacgtaaaatttcacaagtaagtacttattttaccaaaatgttcataaacctcactggcaataaattttcttctattttgcttgtaatcttggttagttcttatcattatattgttttcattgtctcaaattatatcaaaattcccacgaataggtttagaacgataaatatgacctttaaagaaaaataatgctatgtgtggttttacgactagggtgaccaatcttttttcttgcatggtatttaatcttattgaatggagctaaatctatcaacttggtacggtttctatgttcatagttcatatcacagtataataataccaactttatataatttatgtctttacaattaacatgaataatattaaacttttcagtgttccaaaagatgaaggaaggaggcagcattggctgttggctgtcgattgtaccgataaaaggaaatgtttcagagcgttcgacaatttgcagatttgcactttaagcctgaagattatgacacagaaagaaattttaaaaatcagtccagtaacgacggatatatcgtggcataaacattaaattgagatacatatatatgtacatgcgaagagaattgaaatacgtacgaattgagaaccaccttccttgagatttggggcggcgcttaaaaataaagatactgttttaaaacgtcctagtatttcgttatttccccattgacaaatacttcccttatatttttgtggctgttcccactagttaccaccaagtttttacctgtcctaactactgggatttcccccacattgttaattaccacaccgggggttgatagctactgggattagttttcccagtagttactaccaaaatattattgtgatgaccaaaacactaaaatatatattccattgcatgctttaataaacacaggtgtcagttagtaaaagacaaatacttatgtaactccgtatagacagataaagtctaagaaaaaaacttacctcaaaaccatacagaaaaaggtacggtgagctagatggcgatacacctttggggtaggtacgctcagatagatggcgctaatattaatatttgacattttaacacatatcaatatcatatcaagctgagaatattgtcaaaacggaggttcaaaggttttaagcctgtgtcgagagatgtaatacgtcaaattccgcgggatatccctaatgtatgcttaatcatggacaccctaaagaaagagatgcaagaccggcgtgacgtaattcaaggtcaaattttctggcttcaaagtaatgttcggcgtgcaacatccatgtatataagattcttgcgttgaagtatgtagcgcctgtcaaaagaatagaggcaaatccgcctgccctcctgcgcgtcaacttaaataggaatttatttttaggcactcgcacatcatctctactgactagtggcattaatatagtcgaaatataaaagtaattagtgtaattacactagttttccattttcctcctgagagaacctcctacagtctcaataacgtctaatgtcatgtcatgtccctgagagacatctcctggcggagaaatttgtaaatcagtttacccctgacagccggtcatttttgcgactgttcagcagctgtagagctgtatggcagatttggcggcattgtggttgtaggtactgatagtagatgattgatttgatgtttgtatttattcttaattcataatggacactaatcgatgcaaaaaacaaatgttaccgaaagcagtggtttatttatatgataaacccctataatggagctcgtggaccatagactggtccacatcatcaaaatacatcctatataccaatattaccaatgaCGCTGTTAATTATAACAGTTGTATAAAACGCCTACTTTCGATAGTTGTCTCAATATCCCGAGAGATGTCGCTTTTCCTTCTGTAAACTAGCTAACGGTTGTGCATCGTAGTTTTGTtaagatattttaattattttgtgtTCGGTGTGATTTGTGTGGAATTAAACATacttttgtttattattaaacTGGGTGTTTAATTGAAGCTCTTCCTTTTCGAGGCCAGTGTCTAAGTTAAACATGGTCCTCAGAATCGGATAATAGAGCAGTTTTTGAAGTAGTGTCAAAGTGCGGCGGAGCCTTTCTTCGTCCAAAGAAGGAGAAGTTCAGTGAAGCAGCGCACCGTGGCGCCACCTAGCGGCGTCCAGGCTGAGTCACCGGCGGTGCGCCAAGAGAAGGTCAACGAAGAAGGAGCTTTACGTCATCAGTGTCAGTGTTGTCAGTTCAGTGAGTGTGTCAAGTGCAAACTGTaagtacatttatttaattttcaagCAATTTTCAACCTTGTGTAAAAGAATTTATTTTGTGATACGGATTTATTTTGCTACGGaattttgaactttattaaCAAGAAGAAATTTACTTTGGAAAAATTAGGTTATTTACATGGACATAGAAAAAATTCGGAT includes:
- the LOC125227802 gene encoding extensin — protein: MCDKTVLKSLVLAAVAACVVARPEPPSSYGAPSFSAPSSSYGAPAPQYGPPQQQPIVHKHVYVHVPPPDNEYPAARKQIYVPPPQKHYKIVFIKAPTPPTPTAPIIPVQPQNEEKTLVYVLVKKPEEQPDIVIPTPAPTQPAKPEVYFIRYKTQKQEGYPAAQQPQQEYGAPASAPSSEYGAPSGGSSY